One stretch of Nitratiruptor tergarcus DSM 16512 DNA includes these proteins:
- a CDS encoding efflux RND transporter periplasmic adaptor subunit: protein MKKFITSLLALFIIMGGVLYFWKKPKKEFSHFTTVQVTRGDIIESVEATGVIKPSIGAEVKIGARVSGMVVDEPIKVGDFVKKGTIIAKIDDAELQQSLKITQKELTKIQKTYPLEIEKLKKSVKKAAIEEQKAALNLEAAQADAATAQWLCKNKKKLLQKHATSQKEYRTICTEATIKQKAVQKAKLTLLQAKENLQEAQLSLEKLQKSFKYDKAIARAKLNQAKIRLEYATIKAPFDGIITYISTQKGETVVAGLNAPQFAKILDPKKIENRIYIDETAIAKIKRGMQVIFNVDALPQNKFHGKIVQIYPQPEIQNSVVYYIAVMKDFENSHLLRPEMTTHNKIIIQVHKNVLRLPNAAVKFKNGHFFVYHKKGNKITEKEVQTGIADEHYTQILHGLQEGDIVLVEQKHAH, encoded by the coding sequence ATGAAAAAGTTTATTACATCTCTTTTAGCGCTCTTTATTATAATGGGAGGAGTCCTCTATTTTTGGAAAAAACCCAAAAAAGAGTTTAGCCATTTTACCACGGTACAGGTTACACGAGGAGATATTATTGAGAGTGTCGAAGCAACAGGAGTCATCAAACCATCTATTGGAGCAGAGGTAAAAATTGGAGCGAGAGTAAGCGGAATGGTAGTAGATGAGCCAATCAAAGTAGGAGATTTTGTAAAAAAAGGTACTATCATCGCAAAAATAGATGATGCAGAGCTTCAGCAATCTCTTAAAATTACGCAAAAAGAGCTTACAAAAATTCAAAAAACCTATCCTTTAGAGATAGAAAAGCTTAAAAAAAGTGTCAAAAAAGCCGCAATTGAAGAACAAAAAGCCGCACTCAACCTTGAGGCTGCACAAGCTGATGCTGCCACAGCACAATGGCTTTGTAAAAATAAAAAGAAGCTTTTGCAAAAACATGCAACCAGCCAAAAAGAGTATCGCACCATCTGTACAGAAGCCACTATCAAACAAAAAGCAGTGCAAAAGGCAAAGCTAACTCTTTTACAAGCCAAAGAGAATCTGCAAGAAGCACAACTCTCTTTAGAAAAATTGCAAAAAAGTTTCAAATATGACAAAGCGATTGCCCGAGCAAAACTCAATCAAGCAAAGATCCGCCTCGAATATGCAACTATCAAAGCACCATTTGATGGTATTATTACTTATATCTCAACGCAAAAAGGTGAAACAGTAGTAGCTGGCCTCAATGCACCGCAATTTGCCAAAATTTTGGATCCAAAAAAAATAGAAAACCGCATCTATATTGATGAAACTGCAATTGCAAAAATAAAAAGAGGTATGCAAGTGATTTTCAACGTTGATGCTCTTCCTCAAAACAAGTTTCATGGAAAAATTGTTCAAATCTATCCGCAACCAGAGATCCAAAATAGTGTGGTATACTATATCGCTGTCATGAAAGATTTTGAAAACTCTCATCTACTCCGTCCTGAAATGACCACCCACAATAAAATTATCATTCAAGTTCATAAAAACGTCCTAAGACTCCCCAATGCAGCTGTAAAGTTTAAAAATGGGCACTTTTTTGTCTATCATAAAAAAGGCAACAAGATAACAGAAAAGGAGGTGCAAACAGGCATAGCTGATGAACACTACACACAGATTCTCCATGGCCTCCAAGAGGGAGATATTGTCTTAGTGGAGCAAAAGCATGCTCATTGA
- the sfsA gene encoding DNA/RNA nuclease SfsA, with translation MILFDLKSLGELTTGSLLKRENRFLATALVHNQIKKVHIADTGRLEEILTPNRELLLLKNRPGLKTDYTLIAAKMEEGWVLINTKLHRPIAQKAIEQGVLGFIPKTLQAEVTFQKSRLDFKADNAYIELKGCSLVQENICLFPNAPTSRGVKHIQDLIQAKEQGFDAYILIMAVRQCDCFKPHPTRDPTFKAIFTQALAQGVDFRGFFIRIDPNLHICYDGELPLCPDEL, from the coding sequence GTGATTCTTTTTGATCTTAAAAGCTTAGGCGAGCTGACAACTGGCTCGCTCTTAAAACGAGAAAACCGCTTCTTAGCTACCGCTTTAGTTCATAACCAAATCAAAAAAGTTCATATAGCAGATACAGGAAGACTAGAAGAGATCCTCACGCCAAATAGAGAACTCCTTCTTCTCAAAAATCGCCCAGGTCTCAAAACAGACTACACCTTGATAGCTGCCAAAATGGAGGAGGGATGGGTACTTATCAACACAAAACTCCACCGCCCTATTGCCCAAAAAGCAATTGAACAAGGGGTGTTGGGATTTATTCCAAAAACGCTTCAAGCAGAAGTTACATTCCAAAAGAGTAGGCTCGATTTCAAAGCAGACAACGCTTACATTGAGCTAAAAGGGTGTAGTCTCGTGCAAGAAAATATCTGCCTTTTCCCCAATGCTCCCACATCAAGAGGTGTTAAACATATTCAAGATCTCATCCAAGCAAAAGAGCAAGGATTTGATGCCTATATCCTCATCATGGCTGTGAGACAATGCGACTGCTTCAAACCTCATCCCACAAGAGATCCCACATTCAAAGCCATTTTTACACAAGCCCTCGCGCAAGGAGTTGACTTCAGAGGCTTTTTTATTCGTATAGATCCAAACTTACACATTTGCTATGATGGAGAACTTCCTCTTTGCCCAGATGAGTTATAA
- the leuC gene encoding 3-isopropylmalate dehydratase large subunit: MGQTITEKIFSEHVGREVKAGEIVECELDMIIGNDITTPISIKAFRESGAKKLAKPDNFAIVLDHFIPAKDIASANQAKISREFAYEHNLKHFFDEKDMGIEHALLPEKGLVVPGDVIIGADSHTCTHGALGAFATGMGSTDLAYGMITGKNWFKVPPSIKVVYTGKLDEYVYGKDLILELIRRIGVDGALYKALEFTGDTIENLDMDGRFSLCNMAIEAGAKNGIIAVDEITKAFLADKDLAREPKIHYSDEDAEYEQVIEIDVNSLEPVIAFPHLPSNGRPISEAAKMDLKVDQVFIGSCTNGRLSDIAIAAEILKGRKVARHTRMIVTPATQKILKEAEKQGYIDILIDAGAVVSNPTCGACLGGYMGILADNERCVSTTNRNFIGRMGARTSEIYLANSAVAAASAVAGKIADPREL; this comes from the coding sequence ATGGGTCAAACTATAACAGAAAAAATCTTTAGTGAGCATGTGGGGCGTGAAGTAAAAGCGGGAGAGATAGTTGAGTGTGAACTTGATATGATCATAGGTAACGATATCACTACACCTATCTCTATCAAAGCTTTTCGTGAAAGTGGTGCTAAAAAATTAGCAAAACCAGATAACTTTGCAATTGTGCTTGATCACTTTATCCCTGCAAAAGATATCGCCAGTGCCAATCAGGCAAAAATCAGCCGTGAATTTGCTTATGAGCACAACCTCAAGCACTTCTTTGACGAAAAAGATATGGGAATTGAGCACGCTTTACTTCCTGAAAAGGGGCTTGTGGTTCCAGGGGATGTGATTATTGGCGCAGATTCTCACACATGTACACATGGAGCTCTTGGAGCATTTGCTACAGGCATGGGAAGCACAGACCTCGCATACGGAATGATCACAGGCAAAAACTGGTTTAAAGTCCCACCATCAATTAAAGTAGTTTATACTGGAAAACTTGACGAGTATGTGTATGGAAAAGATCTCATTTTAGAGCTTATTCGTAGAATCGGCGTAGATGGAGCGCTCTATAAAGCACTTGAGTTTACAGGAGATACAATAGAAAATCTCGATATGGATGGGCGCTTTAGTCTTTGCAATATGGCAATCGAAGCTGGAGCAAAAAATGGAATCATTGCCGTCGATGAGATAACAAAAGCCTTTTTGGCTGATAAAGATCTTGCACGTGAGCCAAAAATCCACTATAGCGATGAGGATGCAGAGTATGAGCAGGTAATTGAGATTGATGTAAATAGTCTTGAACCTGTCATTGCTTTTCCACACCTTCCAAGCAATGGCCGCCCTATCAGTGAAGCAGCAAAGATGGATCTCAAAGTTGATCAAGTATTTATAGGAAGCTGTACCAACGGACGCCTTAGCGATATCGCAATCGCTGCTGAGATTTTAAAGGGGCGTAAAGTTGCGCGCCATACGCGTATGATAGTCACACCTGCAACCCAAAAGATTTTAAAAGAAGCAGAAAAACAAGGCTATATTGATATCCTCATTGATGCTGGAGCGGTAGTCAGCAACCCAACATGTGGTGCATGTCTAGGCGGATATATGGGGATTTTGGCTGATAATGAAAGGTGTGTAAGCACTACAAACAGAAACTTCATTGGGCGTATGGGTGCACGTACAAGTGAAATTTATCTGGCAAACTCTGCAGTTGCAGCTGCAAGTGCAGTAGCAGGAAAGATTGCAGACCCCAGAGAGCTGTGA